One Luteolibacter rhizosphaerae DNA segment encodes these proteins:
- a CDS encoding DUF1501 domain-containing protein, with translation MNLFQQLRHDRAQFVTRRHFLRDSSIGLGGMWLASQASGSTLAKDPANPLLPDLPHFAPKAKRVIYLHMAGAPSQLELFDHKPELVKLDGKECPKEFLEGKQFAFIQGVPKMLGSQFPFHQAGQSGQWISDRLPHFEKMIDEVCFIKSMWTDQFNHGPAQLLLHTGSQIPGSPSAGAWATYGLGSENSNLPGFIVLTSGGKNPDAGKSVWGAGYLPSVYQGVQCRSQGEPVLYLSNPDGVSQALRRRTLDALNDLNQRVATEVGDPETVTRIAQYEMAFRMQIHASDAFDLKQESAATHELYGTKPGQESFANNCLLARRLAERGVRFIQLFDWGWDSHGTDKGTDLKQGFVDKCNEIDKPIAALLKDLEQRGLLEETLVVWSGEFGRTPMRENRGGVEMPYVGRDHHTGAFTLWMAGGGVKPGYSHGETDPVGYEATIDKVSAHDFHATLMTLLGYDHKKLTYPFQGLEQRLSNVTKPSRVVKEVIA, from the coding sequence ATGAATCTCTTCCAGCAGCTCCGCCACGATCGCGCCCAGTTCGTAACTCGGCGCCACTTCCTGCGGGACTCTTCAATCGGTCTCGGTGGTATGTGGCTTGCCTCACAGGCCTCGGGATCGACCCTGGCGAAGGATCCAGCCAATCCCTTGCTGCCGGATCTCCCGCACTTCGCCCCGAAGGCGAAGCGCGTGATCTATCTCCACATGGCCGGTGCGCCGAGCCAACTCGAGCTCTTCGATCACAAGCCGGAGCTGGTGAAGCTCGACGGCAAGGAGTGCCCGAAGGAGTTCTTGGAGGGTAAGCAGTTTGCCTTCATCCAAGGCGTTCCGAAGATGCTCGGCTCGCAGTTTCCCTTCCATCAGGCGGGGCAGAGCGGCCAGTGGATCTCCGATCGCCTGCCGCATTTTGAGAAGATGATCGATGAGGTCTGCTTCATCAAATCGATGTGGACGGATCAGTTCAATCACGGCCCCGCGCAGCTCTTGCTGCATACCGGCAGCCAGATCCCCGGCTCCCCTTCTGCCGGGGCATGGGCCACCTACGGGCTTGGCTCGGAGAACTCGAATCTGCCCGGCTTCATCGTCCTCACCTCCGGCGGCAAGAATCCGGACGCGGGCAAGTCGGTGTGGGGTGCAGGTTACCTCCCCAGCGTTTATCAGGGCGTTCAATGCCGCTCCCAAGGCGAGCCCGTCCTCTATCTCTCGAACCCCGATGGCGTCTCCCAAGCACTCCGCCGTCGCACGCTTGATGCCCTGAACGATCTGAATCAACGCGTCGCCACCGAAGTCGGCGATCCGGAAACCGTCACCCGCATCGCGCAATACGAGATGGCCTTCCGCATGCAGATTCACGCCTCGGATGCCTTCGATCTGAAACAGGAATCCGCCGCCACGCACGAACTCTACGGCACCAAGCCCGGACAGGAATCCTTCGCGAACAACTGCCTGCTCGCCCGTCGCCTAGCGGAGCGCGGTGTCCGCTTCATCCAGCTCTTCGACTGGGGCTGGGATTCCCACGGCACCGACAAGGGCACCGACCTCAAGCAAGGCTTCGTCGACAAGTGCAACGAAATTGACAAGCCGATCGCCGCGCTCCTCAAGGATCTCGAGCAACGCGGCCTCTTGGAAGAAACCCTCGTCGTCTGGAGCGGTGAGTTCGGCCGCACCCCCATGCGCGAGAACCGCGGCGGTGTCGAAATGCCGTACGTCGGCCGCGATCACCACACCGGTGCCTTCACCCTCTGGATGGCTGGCGGCGGCGTGAAGCCCGGCTACTCCCATGGCGAGACCGATCCGGTTGGCTATGAAGCCACCATCGATAAGGTCAGCGCCCACGATTTCCACGCCACGCTCATGACCCTCCTCGGCTACGACCACAAGAAGCTCACCTACCCTTTCCAAGGCTTGGAGCAGCGTCTCTCGAACGTCACCAAGCCCTCCCGCGTCGTGAAGGAAGTCATCGCCTAG
- a CDS encoding PSD1 and planctomycete cytochrome C domain-containing protein, whose amino-acid sequence MHRILQFLVLSNLSLQGAEEPVDFNRDVRPLLNKNCTICHGGVKQAGEVSFIFREEALGKGESGKTVVVPGDPAASEMMRRIKSSDPDEKMPPPDDHPHGLEPDQIALLERWIKEGAKWGEHWSFQQPEEPPAPALKQAEWPKAELDKHVLAKLEAERLSPAPEATPAEWFRRVSLDLTGLPPSLEEWDAFHQAAAANPQAAMEATADRLLASPRFGERWAAMWLDLARYSDTTGFEKDPHRDIWPFRDWVIRAFNADMPFDQFTIKQLAGDLLENPAPDDLVATGFHRNTQNNTEGGSDDEEYRLAAVMDRTSTTWTAWNATTFACVQCHAHPYDPFPHADYYKFMAFFDNTEDSDLNGDFPRTKVASDPAQHAATQRLEVEIRKNRDDINKAALAIANKISGWTPVKATSSKASAGTGTLRQQEDGTFVAGGTNPTNTVFTIEVPAMRLGVLRVDILPGSDDPAKWTEFGAVITKLEIDRVLADGTRQPVKLKEVVSDFMAGPFEPNVTVQGGGGGFGDYPVLRGPRHGFFVVETVEDSPADARFEIRLKHGVTCNETQGCVLRKFRLSLSSDEQLPAFVMSPERAAVWTKHGELQQAYQAVPGTMMPVMQERHGEATRDTRLFIRGNRMTKDQSVAPAIPAITAAPPPKEGRLTRLDMAQWLVGKENPLAARVLANRLWAELFGIGIVETQEDFGSSGLPPANQPLLDHLALRLRDHHQWHIKPFLRELVLSASYRQSSKVSPVAASADPKNQWASRGPRQRLSAEMVRDQALLVSGLLSPKSFGPPVFPPQPEGVWRSVYSGASWKTSEGEDRYRRALYTYSKRTSGYPAFLTFDAPTRDVCSARRIATNTPLQALVTLNDPAYIEFAQAFAKRMAGSTPEERIAAGYRMLKLEDAPAPVVATLAKLHAEARADYEKTPAQSAKLAATPDEAAMVLVANTLLNSDIALNR is encoded by the coding sequence ATGCACCGGATTCTCCAATTTCTTGTCCTGTCGAACCTGTCCCTCCAAGGGGCCGAAGAGCCGGTGGATTTCAACCGCGACGTCCGCCCGCTGCTGAACAAGAACTGCACCATCTGCCACGGCGGAGTGAAGCAGGCCGGGGAAGTCTCCTTCATCTTCCGGGAAGAAGCGCTGGGGAAGGGGGAGTCCGGCAAGACCGTGGTGGTTCCGGGCGATCCCGCCGCATCGGAAATGATGCGCCGGATCAAGAGCAGTGATCCGGATGAGAAGATGCCGCCTCCGGACGACCACCCGCACGGCTTGGAGCCCGACCAGATCGCCCTGCTCGAACGCTGGATCAAGGAAGGCGCGAAGTGGGGCGAGCACTGGTCCTTCCAGCAGCCGGAGGAACCGCCCGCCCCCGCGCTCAAGCAGGCGGAGTGGCCGAAGGCCGAGTTGGACAAGCACGTGCTCGCCAAGCTGGAGGCCGAGCGGCTCTCGCCCGCGCCGGAAGCCACGCCTGCCGAGTGGTTTCGCCGCGTCTCGCTCGATCTGACCGGCCTCCCTCCTTCGCTCGAGGAATGGGACGCTTTCCACCAGGCTGCTGCGGCCAATCCGCAGGCCGCCATGGAGGCGACCGCTGACCGCCTGCTCGCCTCGCCTCGCTTCGGCGAGCGCTGGGCCGCCATGTGGTTGGATCTAGCCCGCTACTCGGACACCACCGGCTTCGAGAAGGATCCGCACCGTGATATCTGGCCCTTCAGGGACTGGGTCATCCGCGCCTTCAATGCGGACATGCCCTTTGATCAGTTCACCATCAAGCAGCTCGCGGGCGATTTGTTGGAGAATCCGGCGCCGGACGACCTCGTCGCCACCGGCTTCCATCGGAACACGCAGAACAATACCGAGGGCGGCAGCGACGATGAGGAGTATCGCCTCGCCGCGGTCATGGACCGCACCAGCACTACTTGGACGGCGTGGAATGCCACCACCTTCGCCTGTGTGCAGTGCCACGCGCACCCCTACGATCCCTTCCCGCATGCGGACTATTACAAGTTCATGGCCTTCTTCGATAACACCGAAGACTCGGACCTGAACGGGGACTTCCCACGGACCAAGGTGGCCTCCGATCCGGCGCAACATGCCGCCACCCAGCGACTGGAAGTCGAGATCCGCAAGAACCGGGATGACATCAACAAGGCCGCGCTCGCCATCGCGAACAAGATCAGCGGCTGGACTCCGGTGAAGGCCACCTCATCGAAGGCTTCCGCCGGAACCGGAACACTCCGGCAGCAGGAAGACGGCACCTTCGTTGCCGGCGGCACCAATCCCACCAACACGGTTTTCACCATCGAGGTGCCCGCCATGCGGCTCGGTGTGCTGCGCGTCGATATCCTCCCCGGCAGCGATGATCCGGCGAAGTGGACCGAGTTCGGCGCGGTGATCACCAAGCTCGAGATCGACCGCGTGCTGGCGGATGGCACACGCCAGCCCGTGAAACTGAAGGAAGTGGTCAGCGACTTCATGGCCGGCCCCTTCGAGCCGAATGTTACGGTGCAGGGTGGGGGAGGAGGCTTCGGGGATTACCCGGTGCTGCGCGGCCCCCGGCACGGCTTCTTCGTCGTGGAGACCGTCGAGGATTCTCCGGCGGATGCCCGCTTCGAGATCCGTCTCAAGCACGGCGTGACTTGCAACGAGACCCAGGGCTGCGTACTGCGGAAGTTCCGCCTGTCGCTATCCTCGGACGAGCAATTGCCCGCCTTCGTGATGAGTCCCGAACGCGCCGCCGTGTGGACCAAGCATGGGGAACTCCAGCAGGCCTATCAAGCCGTCCCGGGCACCATGATGCCGGTCATGCAGGAACGCCATGGCGAGGCCACCCGTGATACCCGCCTCTTCATCCGGGGCAATCGCATGACGAAGGACCAGTCGGTCGCGCCTGCCATCCCCGCCATCACCGCGGCACCTCCGCCGAAGGAGGGTCGCCTCACCCGCCTCGATATGGCGCAGTGGCTGGTCGGGAAGGAGAATCCCTTGGCCGCACGCGTCTTGGCGAACCGTCTCTGGGCCGAACTTTTCGGGATCGGTATTGTGGAGACCCAGGAAGATTTCGGCAGCTCCGGCCTGCCGCCGGCGAATCAGCCCTTGCTCGATCACCTCGCGCTGCGCCTGCGCGATCATCACCAGTGGCACATCAAGCCTTTCCTGCGCGAGCTGGTACTATCCGCATCGTACCGGCAATCGTCCAAGGTGTCGCCCGTCGCTGCCAGTGCCGATCCCAAGAACCAGTGGGCCTCTCGCGGTCCGCGCCAGCGCCTCTCCGCGGAGATGGTCCGCGACCAGGCTCTACTTGTATCCGGCCTGCTCTCGCCGAAGTCCTTCGGCCCGCCGGTCTTCCCGCCGCAGCCGGAGGGCGTGTGGCGCTCCGTCTATAGCGGTGCCTCTTGGAAGACTTCGGAAGGCGAGGACCGCTACCGCCGCGCCCTCTACACCTATTCGAAGCGCACTAGCGGCTACCCCGCCTTCCTCACATTCGATGCCCCCACCCGTGATGTCTGCTCCGCCCGCCGCATCGCGACAAATACGCCCCTGCAGGCTCTCGTCACCCTCAATGACCCCGCCTACATCGAGTTCGCCCAGGCCTTTGCCAAGCGCATGGCCGGATCGACTCCGGAAGAGCGCATCGCGGCCGGTTATCGAATGCTCAAGCTTGAGGATGCGCCCGCGCCGGTCGTCGCCACGCTTGCCAAGCTCCATGCGGAAGCCCGTGCCGATTACGAAAAGACACCCGCCCAATCCGCCAAGCTCGCCGCTACCCCGGACGAAGCCGCGATGGTTCTCGTCGCGAATACGCTCCTGAACTCCGACATCGCGTTGAACCGCTAA
- a CDS encoding RNA polymerase sigma factor, with translation MQATWDTPAADATDAELLDRYARSADEAAFSEIVRRHSPLVLAITRRRMGNSGFAEDAAQQVFIALSRRSRRLRAIPCLPAWLQKAAVYESATILRREARQRRRALQSSELDSPEEASAQGADIDQALASLPSPDRQILLLHHFEKLRYEQIAQRMGITAAAAQRRGHRAMERLARLLKGGTKDEAACAMWLAAGLVPREIEVPATFLSRTVALKKPAAFTLPWVPVLASVLIGGAVLAVAQKKAEPAPAIVKAPEPSPAPTRAEARKLRPVLADEKLSDELREFIARAKADSKDAWEWVRLRPQGADGFLKDSVRHLADRDMSAAERLLDVVEGESERIRIIAGIFDARAEGNFDAAIVWVDAFPKVSERRSVLYSQSYFFSLRDRKLDGDYAGALRVARSPEVRRWLIRETYTQARATDERMVADLPDQLRGEDRRYALAEQAMTCLQRGDETRAFRILNEIKFDESLEIFPSMGRVLGDPTRFLDWITAQKDGAPRHSLVYNLWKHWSAVDAEAAAAWAIEKNRHGGAAGVTLTPHDPVTKRLMSMP, from the coding sequence ATGCAAGCAACCTGGGACACCCCCGCAGCGGACGCCACGGATGCGGAGCTGCTGGACCGCTACGCCCGCAGCGCGGATGAAGCCGCCTTCTCCGAGATCGTCCGCCGCCACTCGCCGCTTGTTCTCGCGATCACCCGCCGCCGCATGGGGAACTCCGGCTTTGCGGAGGACGCTGCCCAGCAGGTCTTCATCGCGCTTTCCCGCCGCTCCCGGCGGCTACGTGCCATCCCCTGCCTCCCCGCATGGTTGCAGAAAGCTGCGGTCTACGAGTCCGCTACGATCCTGCGCAGAGAGGCCCGCCAGCGCCGCCGGGCCCTCCAGTCGAGTGAGCTCGATTCTCCTGAAGAGGCTTCCGCCCAAGGCGCGGATATCGATCAGGCTTTGGCCTCCCTCCCGTCACCGGACCGGCAGATCCTCCTTCTTCATCATTTCGAAAAGCTGCGCTACGAGCAGATCGCCCAGCGCATGGGCATCACCGCCGCCGCCGCCCAGCGCCGCGGCCACCGTGCTATGGAGCGGCTTGCCCGCCTGCTGAAAGGCGGCACGAAGGATGAGGCCGCCTGCGCCATGTGGCTTGCCGCCGGGCTCGTCCCGCGGGAGATCGAAGTGCCTGCCACCTTCCTCAGCCGCACCGTCGCGCTCAAGAAGCCCGCTGCTTTCACCTTGCCATGGGTGCCTGTCCTCGCCTCCGTGCTCATCGGCGGCGCGGTTCTTGCAGTTGCTCAGAAGAAAGCAGAGCCCGCCCCGGCCATCGTGAAAGCACCGGAGCCTTCACCCGCCCCTACGCGGGCGGAAGCCCGCAAGCTCCGCCCCGTCCTCGCCGATGAGAAGCTCAGTGACGAGCTCCGCGAGTTCATCGCCCGCGCGAAGGCCGATTCCAAGGACGCTTGGGAATGGGTCCGGCTGAGGCCGCAAGGGGCCGATGGATTCCTCAAGGACTCGGTCCGCCATCTTGCCGACCGCGACATGTCGGCAGCGGAGCGCTTGCTCGATGTGGTGGAGGGTGAGTCCGAACGCATTCGCATCATCGCCGGAATCTTTGATGCCCGCGCTGAAGGAAACTTTGATGCTGCCATTGTCTGGGTAGACGCCTTCCCGAAGGTGTCCGAGCGCCGCAGCGTTCTCTACTCGCAGTCCTACTTCTTTAGTTTGCGCGACCGGAAGCTGGATGGCGACTACGCTGGCGCACTCCGCGTCGCCCGCTCGCCGGAAGTCAGGCGTTGGCTGATCCGGGAGACCTACACGCAGGCCCGCGCGACCGATGAACGAATGGTCGCGGATCTTCCCGATCAATTGCGGGGTGAGGATCGCCGCTATGCACTCGCCGAACAAGCGATGACCTGCCTCCAGCGTGGTGATGAAACCCGGGCCTTCCGGATCCTCAATGAGATCAAATTCGACGAGTCCTTGGAGATCTTCCCCTCCATGGGAAGGGTGCTCGGGGATCCCACCCGATTTCTCGACTGGATCACCGCTCAGAAGGACGGCGCGCCGCGGCACAGCCTCGTATACAATCTGTGGAAGCATTGGTCAGCCGTGGACGCCGAGGCCGCTGCAGCTTGGGCCATTGAGAAGAATCGTCATGGCGGCGCTGCCGGTGTCACCCTGACCCCGCACGATCCGGTAACGAAACGCCTCATGAGCATGCCATGA